The Plectropomus leopardus isolate mb unplaced genomic scaffold, YSFRI_Pleo_2.0 unplaced_scaffold41678, whole genome shotgun sequence genome segment ACAGACCTCATGATCATTTAAAGTGACTCAGCATCTTCTTATTTTCAGGCGACGCAGTAAAATCCTCTGAAGACGAAGAAGACGATGAGTCGTCCTCAGAGGAGAACAAACTGTCCAACGAGCTGTCCACCAGCAACGAGAAGCTGCAGAGTAATAACgagtctttttctctctgtgtttgtttgtgaaatcGGAGCAGAtgattgtgatgtttgtgtCCTCGTCAGCGCTGGCGCCGCAGTGGGTGATGCCGGAGAAGATGGAGAAGCAGCTCCACGCCGTCCCCGCCAGCCGGACCGTGAAGTTCCGGTGCCAGGCGACGGGAAACCCCGTCCCCTCTCTGCGCTGGTACAAGAACGGCAAAGAGTTCAGGAAGGACCAAAGAATCGGAGGCTTCAAGGTGGGCGAGAGAAAACCTCCGAC includes the following:
- the LOC121939132 gene encoding fibroblast growth factor receptor 1-A-like, translating into DAVKSSEDEEDDESSSEENKLSNELSTSNEKLQTLAPQWVMPEKMEKQLHAVPASRTVKFRCQATGNPVPSLRWYKNGKEFRKDQRIGGFKIRDHMWTLIMESVVPSDKGNYTCVVENEYGSLKHTYLLDVV